One segment of Metallosphaera cuprina Ar-4 DNA contains the following:
- a CDS encoding ATP-dependent helicase codes for MISLASPHNDSEILELMRPYVAKWFKEKYGSFTPPQKASIPVIKAGENVLISSPTGSGKTMAAFIGILDSLLELAEKGSLENKVYAIYISPLRALNNDMYKNIFIPLQEIRSMINLEQEIRIAVRTSDTSSYEKQKMLKKPPHILITTPESFMISMVSPKFSQTLKDVRWIIIDEIHELAGSKRGSFLSGALELFEKFLATSPPVRIGLSATISPLDEVAKFLAGDRDCKLVDARFLKNMDLKVISPVKDLIHTSEDDINERIYETIIEEVKKHKTTLIFTNTRSSAERVSYKLRKIVENEKLFDADLVGAHHSSLSRDVRLDIENKMKNGMLKVVVSSTSLELGIDIGYIDLVLLLSSPKSVSRLLQRIGRAGHHIRQVSKGRVIVVDRDDLLECAILTKLAREKKIDNVHIPQKPLDVLTQLILAASLMKEIDPNELYLTIKRAYPFSSLTIEEFNSVLDYLTGKFGLDSRSVYPKLRIGENGIKPRKGTRMIFYMNSGTIPEESLIPVFSEDNKYFGNLEEEFVEILSPGDIFVLGGKTYQFLSSKGNKVIVRPADGKRPTVPSWFSEMLPLAIEPAIEISSFRGRIASMIRDNVPAEQTINYIKDFLDISKSAARSIYEYILEEYYFTEGRVPDDKRLLIEIYDDEEERRNFVFHALYGRRALDALSRIIAWKVGSDLDMDVKTSITDNGFALTLRRAVDYDIIKALKEIDPTKSYETLREVILNTEMVKRRFRHTAERSFMLLKKYKGRETSVDRRQINSEVLLSVVKDIQKFPVLEETIREVLEDYMDIRSAQQILTRIVQGEIKVDLIGPNKIPSPFAHQILAKEYSDIILVSDKRNYLRKMHDKVLQFLKEKGINIELNYTSINE; via the coding sequence ATGATATCCTTAGCGAGTCCTCACAATGACAGCGAGATCCTTGAGTTAATGAGGCCTTATGTAGCTAAGTGGTTCAAAGAGAAATACGGAAGCTTTACACCTCCTCAGAAAGCTTCAATACCGGTTATTAAGGCAGGGGAGAACGTTCTCATTTCTAGTCCTACAGGAAGTGGGAAGACAATGGCTGCGTTTATAGGAATCCTAGATTCTCTACTGGAGCTAGCCGAAAAGGGGTCACTCGAAAATAAGGTTTATGCGATTTACATCTCTCCGCTAAGGGCGTTGAATAACGACATGTATAAAAATATTTTCATTCCTTTACAAGAAATAAGGTCAATGATTAACTTAGAACAAGAGATTAGAATAGCTGTAAGGACCAGCGATACCTCTTCGTATGAAAAGCAAAAGATGCTTAAAAAGCCTCCTCATATCCTGATCACTACACCAGAATCGTTTATGATATCGATGGTTTCTCCTAAGTTTAGTCAGACGCTGAAAGATGTGAGATGGATAATTATAGATGAGATTCATGAGCTCGCTGGCAGTAAAAGGGGATCCTTCCTTTCAGGGGCGTTAGAGCTCTTCGAAAAATTTCTAGCAACTAGCCCTCCCGTTAGAATTGGGCTCAGCGCTACTATATCCCCACTAGATGAGGTAGCTAAGTTCTTAGCTGGAGATAGGGACTGTAAATTAGTAGACGCTCGATTTCTTAAAAACATGGATTTAAAGGTCATTTCTCCCGTTAAAGACCTGATCCATACTTCAGAAGACGATATAAATGAAAGAATATACGAAACGATTATAGAGGAAGTAAAAAAACATAAAACAACTCTAATATTTACTAACACCAGGAGCTCAGCGGAGAGAGTTTCATATAAGCTAAGAAAGATCGTCGAAAACGAAAAACTCTTTGACGCGGACTTGGTAGGAGCACATCACAGTAGCCTTAGTAGGGACGTTAGACTAGATATCGAAAACAAAATGAAGAACGGTATGCTTAAGGTCGTCGTATCCTCTACTAGCTTAGAACTTGGGATAGATATTGGTTACATAGACCTTGTACTCCTGTTAAGTAGTCCTAAAAGCGTGAGCAGATTACTCCAAAGGATAGGTAGGGCAGGACATCATATAAGACAAGTGAGTAAGGGCAGAGTAATAGTGGTAGATAGAGACGACTTACTAGAATGTGCAATTCTGACTAAGTTGGCTAGGGAGAAGAAAATAGATAATGTACATATACCCCAGAAACCTTTAGATGTACTAACTCAACTTATTCTAGCAGCTTCACTGATGAAAGAAATTGATCCTAATGAACTTTATTTAACAATAAAGAGAGCATATCCATTTTCAAGCTTAACTATTGAAGAATTCAATTCAGTCCTGGATTACCTAACTGGTAAATTCGGTTTAGATTCTAGAAGCGTGTATCCTAAGCTAAGGATAGGAGAAAATGGAATTAAACCCAGGAAAGGAACAAGGATGATCTTTTACATGAACAGTGGAACAATTCCAGAAGAGTCGCTAATACCGGTTTTCTCCGAAGATAACAAGTACTTTGGTAACTTAGAAGAGGAATTCGTTGAAATCCTTTCCCCGGGAGACATATTTGTTCTTGGAGGTAAAACGTATCAATTCCTTAGTTCAAAGGGAAACAAAGTTATTGTAAGGCCTGCTGATGGTAAGAGACCTACCGTTCCAAGCTGGTTTTCGGAAATGTTGCCTTTGGCTATAGAGCCTGCAATAGAGATATCGTCTTTTAGGGGTAGAATAGCTAGCATGATACGTGATAACGTCCCAGCCGAACAAACAATAAACTATATCAAGGATTTTTTAGATATATCCAAGTCTGCTGCTAGGTCCATATACGAGTACATTCTTGAGGAATATTACTTCACAGAGGGTAGAGTCCCAGACGATAAGAGGCTTTTAATTGAGATCTATGATGATGAAGAGGAAAGACGGAATTTCGTGTTTCATGCTTTATATGGAAGAAGGGCTCTGGACGCATTATCTAGAATAATCGCATGGAAAGTGGGCTCAGACTTAGATATGGATGTAAAGACTTCTATTACTGATAACGGTTTTGCCCTAACATTAAGGCGGGCTGTTGATTATGATATCATAAAAGCTTTAAAAGAGATAGATCCTACAAAATCATACGAGACACTTAGGGAGGTTATACTCAATACTGAAATGGTGAAAAGGCGTTTTAGACACACTGCTGAGCGCTCCTTTATGCTATTAAAGAAGTACAAGGGAAGGGAGACTAGCGTAGATAGGAGACAAATAAACTCAGAAGTCCTCTTAAGTGTGGTCAAAGATATCCAGAAGTTTCCTGTCCTTGAGGAGACCATAAGGGAGGTTTTAGAGGACTACATGGATATACGTAGTGCTCAACAGATACTTACTAGAATCGTTCAAGGAGAAATAAAAGTAGACCTAATAGGGCCAAACAAGATTCCTAGTCCTTTTGCACATCAGATTTTGGCTAAAGAATACAGCGACATTATCTTAGTCAGTGACAAGAGAAACTACTTAAGAAAGATGCATGATAAGGTTCTCCAGTTCCTTAAGGAGAAAGGGATCAATATTGAGCTCAATTACACCAGTATCAATGAATAA
- a CDS encoding aminotransferase-like domain-containing protein — protein sequence MAKWQPFLSKQTNELKSSEIRDLLKLTEGREVISFAGGLPDPSTFPVEDIKKIIDEVLDTKSSSALQYTATAGVSELRKQLVSFTALRGVTNINENNIFVSVGSQEALFIIFNILVDQGDHVFVEKPTYLTALNVLRVRKPEFHGVPVTEKGPNLHEMESQLKKLKSEGKRVKLMYVIPTAQNPAGTTMYLEERKYLMELASAYDFLIVEDDAYGFLVFDGDSPPSLKALDTEGRVIYLGTFSKILSPGLRLGWVVADEEIIRELELFKQNVDLHTPSLNQFVAAEAIKRGVIQTNLPKTRDLYRRKRDIMIDAINNYFPDAVKRTKPVGGMFVFAWLPEKIDTTKMLQEAMENGVAYVPGSSFFYDYSGRNTMRINYSFPSKSQIERGIEILGNLIKSKL from the coding sequence ATGGCCAAATGGCAACCGTTTCTTTCTAAACAAACTAACGAGTTAAAGTCTTCTGAAATTAGAGATTTGTTAAAACTAACCGAGGGTAGAGAGGTCATCAGTTTTGCGGGAGGTTTACCGGATCCCTCGACTTTCCCAGTAGAGGACATAAAGAAGATAATCGATGAGGTGCTAGATACAAAATCTTCATCAGCCCTTCAATACACTGCTACTGCAGGTGTAAGCGAGTTGAGGAAACAGTTAGTTTCTTTTACAGCCCTGAGAGGGGTTACAAACATAAATGAGAACAACATCTTTGTTAGCGTAGGAAGTCAGGAGGCCCTCTTTATAATATTCAATATCTTAGTGGACCAGGGAGATCACGTTTTCGTAGAGAAGCCAACCTACCTTACAGCTCTGAATGTTCTTAGAGTAAGGAAGCCTGAGTTCCATGGAGTTCCTGTAACAGAAAAGGGACCGAACTTGCACGAAATGGAATCTCAATTAAAGAAACTCAAGAGCGAAGGCAAGAGAGTGAAACTAATGTATGTAATTCCAACCGCTCAGAATCCAGCGGGAACTACAATGTACTTGGAAGAAAGGAAATACCTCATGGAGTTAGCATCAGCTTATGATTTTCTCATAGTTGAAGACGATGCTTACGGTTTCCTGGTCTTTGATGGAGACAGTCCACCTTCACTTAAGGCTCTGGACACTGAAGGTAGGGTGATATATCTTGGAACGTTCAGCAAGATATTGTCTCCTGGACTTAGATTGGGTTGGGTGGTTGCAGACGAAGAGATTATAAGGGAACTTGAGTTATTTAAGCAGAACGTAGATTTACACACCCCCTCTCTTAATCAGTTCGTAGCAGCTGAGGCTATTAAAAGAGGGGTCATACAGACAAACCTACCTAAGACAAGGGATTTGTACAGACGAAAGAGGGACATAATGATAGACGCAATAAACAATTACTTCCCTGACGCTGTTAAAAGGACGAAACCTGTAGGAGGTATGTTCGTCTTTGCATGGTTGCCCGAAAAAATAGATACAACAAAAATGTTACAAGAGGCTATGGAAAACGGTGTGGCGTACGTGCCTGGAAGTAGCTTCTTCTACGATTATTCTGGTAGGAACACTATGAGAATCAACTATAGCTTTCCAAGCAAAAGTCAAATAGAAAGAGGAATAGAGATACTAGGGAATTTAATTAAATCTAAGTTATAG
- a CDS encoding alpha/beta fold hydrolase produces the protein MKLTMANVSINYEVKGEGDPIVLIHHLAGSIESWEKLIVPLSSKHRVIAYDLRGHGNSSVPASPYLISDHTSDLISLLEYLSVKDPVIIGHSIGSLIAIDFSLKRSVKKVVLIGALYKAPDKFSYMRYVDVAVRFGMEGLAYHRRIRGELPSKITDDFENWNRFVRLYRKTSVKGYVNSVYGLLAAPNYEEELSKIEEVVLIYGSNDGLRLNKDVFTRSTKVKYHEIQGAGHFLNLEESEKLLELLNQL, from the coding sequence TTGAAACTAACTATGGCTAACGTTAGTATAAACTATGAAGTAAAGGGAGAAGGAGATCCAATCGTATTAATACATCATCTAGCCGGTTCTATTGAAAGTTGGGAGAAATTGATAGTACCACTTAGCTCTAAACATAGAGTTATTGCCTATGACCTGAGAGGACATGGTAACAGCTCGGTGCCTGCTTCCCCGTACCTAATATCAGATCACACGTCGGATCTTATCAGTTTGCTTGAGTACCTATCGGTTAAAGACCCAGTAATAATAGGACACTCCATAGGTTCACTTATTGCGATAGATTTCTCACTAAAGAGATCGGTTAAAAAGGTGGTCCTAATAGGAGCTTTATATAAAGCCCCTGATAAATTTTCATATATGAGATATGTTGATGTGGCGGTAAGATTTGGAATGGAAGGATTAGCTTATCACAGAAGAATTAGAGGAGAACTACCAAGTAAGATAACTGACGATTTTGAAAATTGGAATAGATTTGTTAGACTGTATAGGAAAACTAGCGTAAAAGGATATGTGAACAGCGTCTATGGGCTGCTAGCGGCTCCAAATTATGAAGAAGAACTTAGTAAAATAGAGGAAGTAGTGTTAATTTACGGTAGTAATGATGGATTGAGGCTTAACAAAGACGTTTTTACTAGATCTACGAAGGTGAAGTACCATGAAATCCAAGGTGCTGGTCACTTCCTAAATTTAGAAGAATCTGAGAAATTATTGGAGCTCCTGAACCAATTGTAG
- a CDS encoding ParB N-terminal domain-containing protein: MTAADITMDYVDLRDLRPHEDVIKNKLIDTIISIKETKSVIPIIIDEKKFLIIDGHHRAEAFRILGYRRIPAYAVNYSSSLVRVETWFRRIVPNRMASYIIKSFSSKGSTCFEIDGSKICANSVYEAYWKLQYLELILKRLNIFLDRNPYEGFRPPSLSKQVILDVMEKGLRFPPKTSRHLYDFFIPKDRVKLQ; this comes from the coding sequence ATGACTGCTGCAGATATTACGATGGATTACGTGGATCTTAGAGATCTCAGACCCCATGAGGACGTTATTAAAAACAAATTAATCGATACGATAATTTCAATAAAGGAAACTAAGTCAGTGATACCAATTATAATTGATGAGAAAAAATTTTTAATAATTGATGGACATCATAGGGCGGAAGCGTTTAGGATCTTAGGGTATCGTAGAATTCCCGCTTATGCTGTAAACTATAGTAGTAGCCTAGTTAGAGTTGAAACATGGTTCAGAAGGATCGTCCCCAACAGAATGGCATCATACATAATCAAGTCCTTTAGTTCAAAAGGTAGCACTTGCTTTGAGATAGACGGTAGTAAAATCTGTGCAAATTCTGTCTATGAAGCCTACTGGAAATTACAGTACCTTGAATTGATATTAAAGCGATTAAACATATTCCTGGATAGAAATCCTTATGAGGGATTTAGACCTCCTTCATTATCCAAGCAAGTAATTCTAGACGTGATGGAGAAAGGCCTTAGGTTTCCTCCCAAGACCAGTAGACATCTATATGACTTTTTTATTCCAAAAGATAGAGTGAAGTTACAATGA
- a CDS encoding alcohol dehydrogenase, giving the protein MKSIVFNQGIIIADVPEIPVGRDMVEITPEKVLLDGIENGIYLGLLWVKPNLILGGVGIGKVRDVGVEVDQSLIGKRVLVMPYSRSRGGIGTEIDGVLAETSVIPQDCTIPLPEDDKETSLLLPYISLTLDIMDIIKGGESLLIGQGLIGNLLMKLADTNIDSIPDDMLTVNRKEIQSKKWDYIIISSMRGWARHVAGKLVKGDGKIIIPKFLNSWPPYLPHNSILIPPRVRSDSFDVVKRLDGILKNLIGKSDNAIASVPTVKPGIIVDVRKSLGL; this is encoded by the coding sequence ATGAAATCGATTGTTTTTAACCAAGGTATTATCATAGCTGACGTTCCTGAAATACCAGTAGGGAGGGATATGGTTGAAATAACGCCTGAAAAGGTACTGTTAGATGGAATAGAAAACGGGATATATTTAGGTTTACTTTGGGTTAAACCTAATTTAATTCTCGGAGGTGTAGGTATAGGTAAAGTAAGAGATGTTGGAGTGGAAGTAGACCAATCCTTGATAGGAAAAAGAGTGCTAGTAATGCCATATTCCAGGTCCAGAGGGGGGATAGGTACTGAAATTGATGGAGTTTTAGCGGAGACATCCGTAATACCCCAAGATTGTACTATACCATTACCTGAAGATGATAAAGAGACAAGTCTCTTACTCCCTTACATTTCGTTGACTTTAGATATTATGGACATCATAAAAGGGGGGGAGAGCCTACTCATAGGACAAGGGTTAATAGGTAATCTATTGATGAAACTTGCGGACACAAATATAGATTCGATCCCAGATGACATGTTAACGGTAAACCGAAAAGAAATACAGTCTAAGAAATGGGATTATATAATAATTTCCTCTATGAGGGGATGGGCTAGACACGTTGCAGGTAAATTAGTTAAAGGTGACGGGAAAATTATTATCCCAAAGTTCCTCAACTCATGGCCACCTTATCTTCCCCATAACTCTATACTTATACCTCCTAGAGTTAGGAGCGATTCTTTTGATGTTGTAAAAAGGTTAGATGGCATATTAAAGAACCTTATAGGGAAATCAGATAATGCAATAGCCTCCGTCCCTACTGTTAAACCAGGGATAATAGTTGATGTAAGAAAATCATTGGGTCTATAA
- a CDS encoding DUF2192 domain-containing protein, giving the protein MVKELYRERIKVITDLWGNILDKWDELDRSNLLLMVQDTYEKNGIKPFRGFKSTNLYEKELISLFVIGKEGLGLYDDYRQVFDKLFPLEEKFYDVAKAIIEKTPEDAYLLAGNDKDVLARALRLIFTEVIFSFSDEEKLIKVLRILGSSTNDGIKHTAKSFSRFYTAFKLAESLAEGNIRDKMNYIAMKKALAISIGIEYPLPKSSYVALISREVFNVSPKIIKRVLEVTVQP; this is encoded by the coding sequence ATGGTCAAGGAGCTCTACAGAGAGAGAATAAAGGTCATTACTGATCTCTGGGGAAACATACTTGACAAGTGGGATGAATTAGATAGATCTAATTTACTTTTGATGGTCCAGGACACGTATGAAAAGAATGGGATCAAACCATTTAGAGGGTTCAAATCGACTAACCTTTATGAGAAGGAGTTGATAAGTCTGTTCGTAATAGGGAAGGAAGGTCTAGGTCTATACGACGATTACAGGCAAGTTTTCGATAAACTCTTTCCATTAGAGGAAAAATTCTATGATGTTGCCAAAGCTATAATCGAGAAGACCCCAGAGGACGCTTATCTGTTGGCAGGTAATGATAAGGACGTACTAGCTAGGGCCTTAAGGCTAATTTTTACAGAAGTTATATTTTCATTCTCTGACGAAGAGAAATTGATTAAAGTTCTTAGGATATTAGGCTCCTCAACTAACGACGGTATTAAACATACAGCTAAGAGCTTCTCAAGGTTTTATACAGCTTTCAAACTAGCTGAGAGTCTTGCTGAAGGGAACATAAGAGATAAAATGAACTATATAGCGATGAAAAAGGCGTTAGCGATAAGCATCGGTATCGAATATCCTCTGCCGAAGTCAAGTTACGTCGCATTAATTTCTAGAGAAGTTTTCAACGTTAGTCCAAAGATAATAAAGAGGGTATTGGAGGTTACGGTACAACCATAG
- a CDS encoding endonuclease III domain-containing protein — protein sequence MKCRPNQVISKLKYNINTSDFLTLEVCLKTRDPFKSLVATILTQNTSDKSAKKAFDLLESKVGVTPSNLSNADLEVIKFCIKSIGLYNNKSITIRELARFIQETYHGDINKLLDVDPELARKELTRIKGIGNKTVDVVLLTCKGYKTFPVDTHIFRISKRLGIKGNYKVVSEFWKNSVYDTLNAHLILITHGRKTCKAINPKCESCMINDCCRYYDGLRGS from the coding sequence CTGAAGTGCAGACCAAATCAAGTCATTTCAAAGTTAAAATATAACATAAATACCTCTGATTTTCTCACCCTTGAAGTCTGTCTCAAAACTAGAGATCCGTTCAAGTCGCTAGTCGCAACAATACTTACGCAAAACACAAGCGATAAGTCCGCGAAGAAGGCATTTGATCTCTTAGAGAGTAAAGTAGGAGTCACTCCATCAAATCTAAGTAATGCCGACTTGGAAGTAATAAAGTTCTGCATAAAATCGATCGGATTATATAACAACAAGTCCATTACTATACGTGAGTTAGCTAGGTTCATTCAAGAGACTTATCATGGTGACATTAACAAACTACTTGACGTAGATCCAGAATTAGCTAGGAAAGAACTCACTAGAATTAAGGGTATTGGAAATAAAACTGTAGATGTTGTTCTACTCACGTGCAAGGGATATAAAACGTTTCCAGTGGACACTCACATTTTCAGGATATCAAAGAGACTGGGAATAAAAGGAAACTATAAAGTAGTGAGCGAGTTCTGGAAAAATTCCGTCTATGACACACTTAACGCTCATTTAATCCTCATAACTCACGGTAGAAAAACATGTAAAGCGATAAATCCCAAGTGTGAGAGTTGTATGATAAATGACTGCTGCAGATATTACGATGGATTACGTGGATCTTAG
- a CDS encoding CBS domain-containing protein, with protein sequence MQNLSSTQREILLALIELYNRQKKMIKSKEVADMISKDEGTVRNIILSLKVLGLVDSKPGPNGGYLPTLKAYEFVKNPSIIPILDKLSLYRGNIETDVKVENIELLDITNPSGNRVILKISGDTKKIRPGDNVRLGPTPYSRLVIEGVVLNAEEERREIIIDVKRMISIPKERVKNIISKRLISLKPNMTLKEAAGILYSAGIRGAPVLDDNSNVTGIITTADLMRAFYDGNLNALVSDYMKRDVITIKEDDDIMEAVKKMVTYNVGRLLVMDAINRVTGMVTRTDILKSIAGLEGLWSI encoded by the coding sequence ATGCAGAATCTATCATCAACGCAAAGGGAGATACTTCTAGCTCTCATAGAGTTATATAATAGACAGAAAAAAATGATAAAAAGTAAGGAAGTTGCAGATATGATAAGTAAGGATGAGGGAACCGTTAGAAACATAATTCTAAGCCTAAAGGTTTTGGGCCTAGTTGATTCAAAACCAGGGCCAAATGGAGGTTACTTGCCTACTTTGAAGGCCTATGAATTCGTTAAGAATCCATCAATTATTCCAATATTAGACAAGCTGAGTCTCTATAGAGGAAATATTGAAACCGACGTTAAGGTTGAAAACATAGAGTTGTTAGACATAACAAACCCATCTGGAAACAGAGTTATCCTAAAAATATCTGGTGACACTAAAAAAATTAGACCAGGAGATAACGTTAGATTGGGTCCCACACCATACAGCCGCCTGGTTATAGAGGGAGTTGTACTAAATGCGGAGGAAGAGAGAAGAGAGATCATAATAGATGTAAAAAGAATGATAAGCATTCCTAAGGAGAGAGTCAAAAACATCATTAGTAAGAGACTGATATCACTGAAACCTAACATGACTCTAAAGGAGGCTGCGGGGATTCTTTACAGCGCAGGCATAAGGGGAGCACCGGTTTTAGACGATAATAGTAACGTTACTGGCATAATAACTACCGCAGATCTAATGAGAGCATTTTATGACGGGAACCTTAACGCCCTTGTTTCGGATTACATGAAGAGAGATGTTATAACGATTAAGGAAGACGATGACATAATGGAGGCCGTCAAGAAGATGGTTACGTATAACGTCGGGAGGTTGCTAGTCATGGATGCTATAAATAGAGTAACTGGGATGGTAACCAGGACCGATATCCTCAAATCTATAGCTGGATTAGAGGGGCTTTGGAGCATTTGA
- a CDS encoding nicotinamide mononucleotide deamidase-related protein — MHTVYKAEILSVGNELLSGRTINTNSAYIAQRLTILGYSVRRITTIGDNLEDISLVIKEIIERKPKLLVITGGLGPTYDDITVEGLAKALNLKTIINEDALNELKEKYMKRGLELTQERIKMAILPEGALSVKNTQGIAPGFMLKYNETVILVTPGVPKEMEAVLDYFINNLLNEKPPIHYYEESFLVKGVMESELAPHIKKMVKEYDIYIKTHPKGHETKDPFLEIQVVSSGLNKDETLNRVKDTIARLKTIVKQLNGVIID; from the coding sequence ATGCACACCGTATATAAGGCTGAGATTCTAAGTGTAGGAAACGAGTTATTATCCGGTAGGACTATTAACACAAACTCAGCTTATATAGCACAAAGGTTAACGATTTTAGGATATTCAGTTAGAAGGATTACAACGATAGGCGATAATCTAGAAGATATTTCTCTAGTAATAAAGGAAATAATCGAACGAAAACCTAAACTCCTAGTAATTACTGGAGGACTGGGACCGACTTATGACGACATTACTGTAGAAGGATTAGCGAAAGCCCTTAACTTAAAGACAATCATCAATGAAGACGCGTTAAATGAACTCAAGGAAAAATACATGAAGAGAGGTTTAGAACTCACACAGGAGAGAATTAAAATGGCGATACTTCCAGAGGGTGCACTATCTGTCAAGAATACGCAAGGAATTGCCCCTGGTTTCATGCTTAAGTATAATGAGACCGTTATACTGGTAACCCCTGGTGTTCCTAAAGAAATGGAAGCTGTGTTAGATTATTTTATTAACAATTTACTAAATGAAAAACCACCCATTCATTACTATGAGGAGAGCTTCTTGGTAAAGGGTGTCATGGAGTCTGAGCTAGCACCTCACATTAAGAAAATGGTTAAAGAGTATGATATTTATATTAAAACACATCCAAAGGGTCATGAGACCAAAGATCCGTTTTTAGAGATTCAAGTGGTAAGCAGTGGATTAAATAAAGACGAAACTTTAAATAGAGTGAAAGATACAATCGCCAGGCTAAAGACAATTGTAAAGCAACTAAACGGAGTTATCATTGATTGA
- a CDS encoding glycosyltransferase, with the protein MTLSLPLLMIKIFETISIFVIPSFLLLYQYIMFKSGVKFKDDTLPVDLNSLPYLTVLVPTKGEKPEVIQGLLENLSRVKWNEEKLEVIVISDDNEEEFNRLVEKLKVPNKLKARILRRDIKIGYKSGALSYGFNISNGDLILTLDVDARLEKDSLIRAYSHMRSLGCDAVTLNWIGYTTNKHSTLAKGVIISTIIADRSLLNGRDRRGLRIFPVGCGTLFKRDALKLIGGWDPLMIQDDLEIGARLVNAGRRICSSTSQVFVEVPDNLVAFYVQQSRWAMGSIEVLTKRLKEITSKNISLIQKIDIFIFLLQYVPIALTFVAALVLAAISFIPGNFSEIDYLSSPLVLIWLIALGIYGFNFINTARTYNFSLVESLRALGKISSYTVAISPFILIGLFSGLRKTRKYIVTPKGTKVTTRIQYPILAFGIIFLLSSLIYLYHASYITGTWLLYYSMGYLFTVLTFKREL; encoded by the coding sequence ATGACGTTATCTTTGCCATTACTGATGATCAAAATATTTGAAACTATTTCAATTTTTGTCATTCCTAGCTTCCTATTGCTTTACCAATACATAATGTTCAAGAGTGGTGTAAAGTTCAAAGATGACACTTTACCAGTGGATCTGAACAGCTTGCCGTATCTCACTGTCCTAGTTCCAACGAAAGGGGAAAAACCGGAAGTTATACAAGGCTTACTTGAAAACTTGTCGAGAGTGAAATGGAATGAAGAGAAATTGGAAGTGATTGTTATTTCTGATGATAATGAAGAGGAATTCAACAGATTAGTTGAAAAACTTAAAGTTCCTAACAAATTGAAAGCTAGGATATTAAGAAGAGATATAAAAATAGGCTATAAGAGTGGAGCTCTCAGTTATGGGTTCAATATATCTAACGGAGACCTGATATTAACTCTAGACGTTGATGCCCGTCTAGAGAAGGATTCTCTTATACGAGCTTACAGTCACATGAGATCATTAGGATGTGACGCTGTAACACTTAACTGGATTGGGTACACCACAAACAAACATTCTACTTTAGCTAAGGGAGTAATAATATCGACAATCATCGCGGACAGATCATTGTTAAATGGAAGGGACAGGAGAGGATTACGCATTTTTCCTGTAGGATGTGGAACGTTATTCAAGAGAGATGCGTTGAAACTTATTGGAGGTTGGGATCCTTTAATGATTCAAGATGACTTGGAGATAGGAGCTAGGCTTGTTAACGCTGGTAGGAGAATCTGCTCGTCAACTTCTCAGGTATTCGTTGAGGTTCCGGATAATTTAGTTGCGTTTTACGTTCAACAATCCAGATGGGCTATGGGGAGTATAGAAGTGCTTACAAAAAGACTTAAAGAAATAACTAGTAAGAACATCTCATTGATTCAAAAGATTGATATCTTTATTTTCTTGTTACAATATGTACCCATTGCTTTAACTTTCGTCGCGGCTTTAGTCCTGGCAGCGATCTCTTTTATACCAGGTAATTTTTCGGAAATTGATTATCTAAGTTCACCATTAGTACTTATCTGGTTAATTGCGTTAGGGATCTATGGCTTTAATTTTATAAATACGGCAAGAACATATAATTTTAGTCTAGTTGAATCTTTAAGAGCGCTAGGGAAGATTTCGTCTTATACTGTTGCAATTTCACCTTTCATTTTGATAGGGCTCTTCTCGGGCTTAAGGAAAACAAGGAAATACATTGTAACTCCTAAGGGCACAAAGGTAACCACACGTATACAATATCCGATTCTGGCATTTGGGATTATATTCTTACTGTCCTCTTTAATTTACCTTTACCACGCTTCTTACATAACAGGAACGTGGCTTCTATATTACTCTATGGGATACTTGTTTACGGTATTAACGTTCAAGAGAGAACTTTGA